The window GCCTTTATCGAAAGCGTGTACTGTACGGGATGTACGCTGTGTCAGCAGCTGTGCAAGGCTGGGGCGATTGTGGAGGAGGAATGAGCCATGAAGAATAACGTGACCAGCGTCTATATGGTTGGTGTCGGCGGCCAGGGAATCATCCGGGCGAGCGATATTCTCTGTGAGGTCGTCATGAGATCGGGCCTCGACGTCAAAAAAAGTGAAGTCCACGGTATGGCTCAACGGGGCGGCAGCGTTACGAGTCACGTCCGTTACGGAGAAAGGGTTTACTCGCCCCTCGCCGCGAAAGGCGGGGTCGATATTCTCGTGGCCTTTGAAAGACTGGAGGCTCTGCGTAATCTGGATTATGTGAAGCCAGACGGACGGGTCATCATGAGTGAACTCGAGCTCTATCCCCCGGCCGTGAACCTGGGTGTGGCGCCCTACCCGGAAGGGGTCGCCGAGACAGTCCGGAAACGGGTGTCGGACGTGAAGGAAATCAACACCACCCGGATCGCCGTCAAGGCCGGCAATATCAGGGCTGAAAATACGGTTCTTTTGGGGGTCCTTTCTACCTATCTCGACGTCGACGTCAGGATATGGAGCCAGGTGCTCCACGATTCTTTTCCGCCCAAGCTGCGGGATGTGAACCTGCGGGCGTTCGAGGCAGGACGGGCCGCCTGACGGACGGAACGACCACCTATCCAAGGACTTTGAAGGGGCGGTATTTCCGGGGACGGTGAAGCAGATGCAAAAAAGGAAAACGACCAGAACCGTCCATGTCGGGGATGTACGGATAGGCGGTGATGCCCCGGTGGCAGTCCAGTCCATGACCTCCACCGACACCCGTGATGTACAGGCGACATGCGAGCAGATCGGGAAACTGGCCGGGGCCGGCTGTGAGATTGTCCGGGTAGCGGTTCCGGATCTGGAGGCCGTCTCTGTTTTATCCGAAATTCGCAGGCGATCCCCCCTCCCGATTGTCGCCGATATTCACTTTGACGACCGCCTGGCCCTGCTGGCCATTGGTCAAGGCGTGGACGGCATCCGTATCAATCCCGGCAACATTCCCAGAGAAAAGTTCAAGGACATTGCTCTGGCGGCCAAGGACCGTGGCGTTTGCATGCGGCTGGGCATCAACGGCGGTTCCCTCGAAAAAGACCTCCTGGCCCGGCATGGCGGCCCCACGGCACCGGCTCTCGCGGAAAGCGCCTTGCGGAGTGTCGCTTATCTGGAGGAGCTGGGGTTTGGCAATCTCAAGGTATCCCTGAAATCGTCGAACGTGGCAACCATGATCGATGCCTGTCGGGTGTTTTCGCAGAAGTGTGACTATCCCCTGCACCTGGGCGTATCCGAAGCCGGGACACTCCTTCCCTCTGCCATGAAATCCTCCGTGGGAGTCGAGATTTTGCTGGCCGAAGGGATCGGTGACACCATCCGGGTGTCGGTGACGGGTGATCCGGTTCAGGAGATGGCCGTCGCCTGGGGAATTCTCCGGGCATTGAACCTCCGTGAACGGGGCCCTGAAATCATCTCCTGCCCGACCTGTGGACGCTGCGAAATCGATCTTCCGGCTTTGGTAAAGGAAGCCGAGCGGAAATTGGCCCATGTGGAAACACCGCTGAAAATCGCCCTGATGGGATGCGTGGTGAATGGTCCCGGCGAGGCGGTGGAGGCGGATATCGGGATCGCCGGCGGTAAAGGAAGCGGAATGCTGTTCAAGAAAGGGCGGGTCGTACGAAAAATCAGGGAGTCGGAATTTATCCCGGTTCTTCTCGCCGAGGTCGAAAAAATGGCGGGTAAAATCATCGTTCATTGATCATATTCTTTTGCAAAGGGGACCGGTTTGCTTCCTCGTTTTCTCTTCCCCTAATCAAATCCTCAACAGCGCGGCCGAAGGTCCGGCATATCAAAGGAAGGGTGCCGATATCTCGTGGGGAAACCTCATTTTGTCCAAGGTCCATTACCGGTGCATGGCTGAGCGGATGGCCGCAACGTGACTCCGGGGTTTTTGGATGCATTCCGGCGCCGGTTATGGTACCTTGAAACCGCATTCTCTTTTCCTGCATCAAAAGCACGGGAGCGCGGAACAATCATTCATCGGGGAGGCGTCATGCGCTATTCGAATCTTTTTTTACCCACCGTCAAGGAGGTTCCCTCCGATGCGGAAATAGCCAGTCATCAGCTGATGATCCGGGCGGGCCTGATCAGAAAGTTGACCAGTGGCATTTATTCTTATCTGCCCCTTGGCCTGAGAACCGTTCGGAAGGTGGAGCAGATCGTACGTGAGGAGATGAACCGGGCAGGCGCCCAGGAGGTCTTCCTGCCCATGGTCCAGCCGGCGGAACTCTGGCAGGAATCGGGCCGCTGGGTTTTCTACGGCAAGGAATTGCTGCGTTTCCGGGATCGGCATGACCGTGAGTACTGTCTGGGCCCGACTCACGAGGAAGTCATCACCGATCTTGTACGCAACGAGATTAAAACGTACCGGCAACTTCCCCGGAACCTCTACCAGATTCAAACGAAATTTCGTGATGAAATCCGGCCGCGTTTCGGTGTTATGCGCTGCCGCGAATTCAGTATGAAGGATGCGTACAGCTTCGACGCCGATGACGAAGGGGCCGATTTGAGTTACGGCAGGATGTTTGAGGCCTATCAGCGGATTTTTGCCCGTTGCGGCCTGGTGTTCCGGTCCGTCGAAGCCGATACGGGTTCCATAGGCGGTAGTTTTTCCCACGAATTCATGGTCATGGCGGCCTCCGGTGAAGACGGGATTGTTTACTGCGACCGTTGCACTTACGCGGCGAACCTGGAAAAGGCTGAGGTCTCGGAACCGGAGGGGCCTTCGGCCGACAAGGGAGCCCTGGCGCCCCTGGAGGAGGTGCATACCCCTGGCGTCAGGACCATCGAAGAGGTCTGCGCCTTTCTGCGGGTTACACCGGCCGATGTGGTCAAAACACTGATCTTCAATGCCGACGGCAAGGCGGTGGCCGTCCTGGTCCGGGGCGACGAGGAGGTCAATGAAATCAAAGTCCGGAATTACCTGGGATGTGATGAACTGGAATTGGCGGGGGACGATATGATCCTCGCCGTCACGGGATCCCCCAGGGGGTTTGCCGGTGCTGTTGGAATTGGAACCCGTATTATCGCCGATTACTCCCTCATGGGCATGAAAAACATGGTCATGGGGGCCAATCGTGAGGATTACCATGTGAAAAACGTCAACCTGGACCGCGATTTCAGGGCCGACGAATTTGCCGACCTCAGGGTGGTCCGGGAAGGTGATGTCTGTCCCCGCTGCCAGGGAACGCTCACCTTTGCCCGGGGCATCGAGGTGGGGCATGTGTTCAAGTTGGGGACGAAATACAGCAAAGCCCTGAAGGCCGTCTATCTGGACAAGAACGGCAGGGAACAGGTCATGGTCATGGGATGTTACGGTATCGGCATTACCAGAACGGTGGCCGCCGCCATTGAGCAGTATCATGACGACGATGGCATCATCTGGCCCGTGCCAATCGCTCCGTTCCAGGTGATCATCACGCCGGTGAACAGCAACGAAAAAGCCCTGTGCACGGCGGCGGAGGATCTCTATCGGAGCCTGGCGGACAAAGGGGTGGACGTACTTCTCGACGACCGGGATGAGAGGGCGGGGGTTAAATTTAAGGACGCCGACCTGATCGGCATTCCTTATCGTGTGACGATTGGGCCCAAAAAGCTCGCGGAAGGAAAAGTCGAAGTCAAGAATCGTAAAACCGGTGACGTGCTGGATGTCGATCTCGCCGGGGTGACGGATTATCTGGCGGCGGCCGTCAACACCGAGCTGGAAGGATTGGGCTGAGGTTCTGTGGATGGTTTGGCGTTTCATTTGGCGTTTCAGTTGTGTCCATTGATTTGAAGAAACCCTATGCTGCGTATCACCGACATCCTGGATGAAGCCGGGACATATCTCAACCCCGATGACCTGGAAATCATCGAAAAAGCCTACATCTATTCGGCGACGGTTCATCAGGGACAGGTACGCCTCTCCGGAGAACCCTACCTGACCCATCCCATGGAAGTGGCGGGGATTCTCGTCGGCATGGAAGTCGATGCGGCGACGATTGTGACGGGGCTGCTCCACGATACGGTGGAGGATACCCTGGCCACCCTGCCTGAAATCGAGGAGGCCTTCGGGAAGGATGTCGTGTTTCTCGTCGACGGGCTGACCAAAATCAGCAAAATCACCTTTGAAAGCAAGGAAGAACGTCAGGCGGAAAATTTCCGCAAGATGATCCTGGCCATGTCCACGGATATCCGGATTCTTCTGGTTAAGCTGGCCGACCGTCTTCACAACATGCGCACCCTGGAGTTTCATCCCCCTGAAAAACAGAAGTACATCGCCAAAGAAACGATGGACCTCTTCGCCCCCCTGGCGAATCGCCTCGGGATAAACTGGATGAAAACCGAGTTGGAGGATCTGGCGTTCCGCTATCTGAATCATGAGGATTACAATGAACTGGCTCGGCGGGTGGCGAAAAAGAGGGAGGAACGGGAACAGTACACGGAGGAAGTGCGCAAAATCATCGCCGATGAAATGGCGAAGTACGATCTGAAGTGCGAGGTCGAGGGCAGGCCCAAGCATTTTTACGGAATCTACAAGAAAATGCGGGAGCAGCGAATCGACTTCGACGAGGTATATGACCTGACAGCCTTTCGGGTCATTCTTGATTCCGACAAGGAAAAGGACTGCTATGAGGCCCTGAGCATCGTTCACGCCCACTGGAAGCCGATTCCCGGGCGGTTCAAGGATTATATCGCCATCCCCAAGGTAAACAACTACCGTTCCCTGCACACGACGGTTATCGGGCCGTACGGCGAGCGGGTCGAAATTCAGATTCGCACGCGGGAAATGCACGAGTGGGCGGAAGAGGGGATTGCGGCGCACTGGCGCTATAAGGAAAAACGGTCCCTTTACCAGGGAAGCGATGAGGAGCAGATCAAAAAACTCCGGGAGCTTCTGGAGGTGCAGAAGGATCTGACGAACCCGCGTGAATTCATGTCCAACCTGAAGCTGGCCCTGTTCCCGGACGAAGTGTACGTCTTTACGCCCGACGGTGATGTCCGTTCATTTCCCAAGGGTTCAACGCCAATCGATTTTGCCTACAGTATCCATACGGATGTCGGTCATCAGTGTATCGGCGCCAAGGTCAACCGGAGCATTGTTCCCCTGAAGTATGAACTCCAGAACGGCGACACGGTGGAAATCATCACCCAGTCGGGCCATCACCCGAGTAAGGATTGGTTGAAGTTCGCCGTGACTTCCCGGGCCCGGCAGAAGATCAAATACTGGATCAATACGGAAGAACGGATCAAAAGCATCGCCCTCGGCCGGGATCTGCTGGAGAGGGAATTCCGGAAGCGAAATCTCAAATACGGTCAATTTATCAAGTCCGAAGAAATCAAACAGATATACGAGGATTATTCACTGAATTCGCTCGACGATCTCCTTGCCATGGTGGGTTATTTCAAGTTGTCGCCGAAGAGGGTCGTCAACTACATGCTGCCGGAACCGGAAGAGGAAGGCACGGAAGAAAAGTCGGCCCTGCCTGTCAGGAGAAGGGATCGCCCCAAATCATCCGCCGGCATCTCCCTTACCGGTATCGAGGATATCTTGGTCCGTTTCGGCAAGTGCTGCGATCCGATCCCCGGCGACGAAGTTCTCGGCTTCGTTTCACGGGGGCGGGGCATCACGGTGCATAAGGCCGATTGCCCGAATATTCAGGGGGCCGAGCCGGACCGCCTTGTCGAGCTGGAATGGAACATCAAGGAACGTCACACCTACCCGGTTCACATCCGGGTGGTGTGCAAAGACACAAAGGGCGCCCTGGCGGAGATCAGCGCCGTTATTGCGTCGTCTGATGTGAATATCAGCCAGGCCCATGTTGACACGGGAGATTTGAGTGCCGTCCTCAATTTCCGGGTTGAAGTCAGTGACTTGGACCAGTTCAATAAGATCGTATCGGCAATAAAACGTATCAAAAACGTGCAATCTGTCGAACGGCTTCGACATGTTTAGTCGAATTCGCGGTTGACAGGGCGCATTTTTTTGCTGTAAGAGGCTCAGTCATCAATCGGGGAGTACACGGAACATCATGAGATCCACCTTCTTGAAATCCATCTTTTTCTTTATGCTGCTTCTGTTTGCCGTTTCTCCCGAAATTTTCGCACAATCGGCTGCGCAGGGTGGTTTCAGGGTGCTGATCGATCCCGCCCACGGTGGAGCAGATCCGGGGGTCATCCTGCCTGACAAGACCGCGGAGAAGGACATCACCCTTGCCCTGGCCGTTTCACTGAAGAAGTATCTCGAAGAGAGCGATCCGCGGATCAAAGTCTCCTTGACCCGATCGTCTGATAAAACAGTTTCCATTGCTGACCGCCGTAACATGGTTAAAAAATACAAGGCGGCCCTGATGGTCAGCCTCCATGCGAATGCCGGTTTTGGTCCTGACGCATCGGGCTACGAGATCAGCCTGCCCGGGCTCAAGCATCTTGGTGGAAGCGCCTCAGGCGAAGGTGTGGTCACGAATATGGAGAGAACAAAATACGCCAACGACAGCATTCGTTTGGCCCAATTGATCCAGAAAAATCTGGAAATTATTTTTCCCCGGAAGGGACGCGGGATACGGGAAGTTCCCGTTCTGGTTTTGATGGGTCTATCCGTGCCTTCCGTTTGTGTGGAAGTGGGTTTTCTGACGAACAAGGACGACAAGGGCAAAATTCTGGACAAGGATGCTCAGAAGGATGTCGCACGATCCATCGGCCGGGGTATTCGCGGTTTTTTTGATTGATGGAGAATGAGGATCATGTCAAGGTCTGGCGGCCGTTTGAGCAATGAGATTCGGGATTTGAAAATTACCAACCGGTTTCTCGAGTTTTCCGAGGGGTCGGTCCTCATCGAAATGGGGCACACAAAAGTGCTCTGTACGGCAAAACTCGAAGAACGGGTGCCGCCGTTTCTGAAGGGGACGGGCAGAGGCTGGTTGACGGCCGAGTATTCCATGCTGCCCGGGTCGACACCGGATCGGACCGCACGGGAAAACTCGCGGGGCGGTGTCGGCGGCCGAACCCATGAAATCCAGCGCCTGATCGGACGATCGCTGCGGGCGGTCACGAACCTGGATGTGCTGGGCGAAAGGCAGATCTACATCGATTGCGATGTACTTCAGGCAGATGGCGGGACCCGTACCGCCTCCATCACAGGGGCCTTCATCGCCCTCGCCGAGTTGTGCCGGAGTCTGGTGCGGAAAGAGATCATTGCCGAAATGCCCCTGCTGGACTTTGTCTCCGCCGTCAGTGTCGGCGTCGTGGATGGGGAAGTCCTGCTGGATTTGGAATATGTGGAAGATTCGCAGGCGGAAGTGGACATGAACGTCGTCATGACCGGATCGGGACGTTTCATCGAGGTACAGGGGACGGCGGAAGGGGAGCCTTTTGAAAGATCGGTGATGGAACGGCTGATCGATCTGGCCTCGGAAGGAATCCGGACCCTGATAGAGAAGCAGGAAGAAATTCTGGGGGATGTAATCTGAAACGTCTGGTCATTGCCTCGAAGAATCGGGGGAAAATCGAGGAAATTCGTCATGTTCTCGATATGCCGGATATGAACATCCGATCCCTGGCGGACTACGATGCGGTGCCGAGGGTTGTTGAAAACGGACGGACTTACCTGGAAAACGCTTTGAAGAAAGCGAAAGCGTACGCCGATTTTACAGGCGAAGCCGTGCTGGCCGATGATTCAGGGCTGGAAGTTGATTCCCTTAATGGAGAACCGGGGATTCATTCAGCCCGTTATGCCGGCCCCGACGCCACGGATGAAGAAAACTATCTGAAACTGCTGAAAAAAATGGAAGGAATTCCTCCGGAAAAGAGGGGGGCCGGGTTCCGATGTGTCCTCGTTTTATACCGGCCGGGTGGCCGTTATGCATCTTTCGAGGGGTTCTGGCGGGGGATGATTCATACGAAGCCCCTTGGAAACAAAGGGTTCGGTTATGATCCCGTCTTTTTTCTGCCTGATCAGAGGCTGACGGCTGCGGAACTGCCGCCGGAAATGAAAAATGCGCTGAGTCACCGGGCGCAGGTGCTTGATCTGTTCAGGACATGGCTTCAGAACCACTGAAATTTACACTGTCG of the Deltaproteobacteria bacterium genome contains:
- a CDS encoding indolepyruvate oxidoreductase subunit beta; amino-acid sequence: MKNNVTSVYMVGVGGQGIIRASDILCEVVMRSGLDVKKSEVHGMAQRGGSVTSHVRYGERVYSPLAAKGGVDILVAFERLEALRNLDYVKPDGRVIMSELELYPPAVNLGVAPYPEGVAETVRKRVSDVKEINTTRIAVKAGNIRAENTVLLGVLSTYLDVDVRIWSQVLHDSFPPKLRDVNLRAFEAGRAA
- the ispG gene encoding flavodoxin-dependent (E)-4-hydroxy-3-methylbut-2-enyl-diphosphate synthase, which codes for MQKRKTTRTVHVGDVRIGGDAPVAVQSMTSTDTRDVQATCEQIGKLAGAGCEIVRVAVPDLEAVSVLSEIRRRSPLPIVADIHFDDRLALLAIGQGVDGIRINPGNIPREKFKDIALAAKDRGVCMRLGINGGSLEKDLLARHGGPTAPALAESALRSVAYLEELGFGNLKVSLKSSNVATMIDACRVFSQKCDYPLHLGVSEAGTLLPSAMKSSVGVEILLAEGIGDTIRVSVTGDPVQEMAVAWGILRALNLRERGPEIISCPTCGRCEIDLPALVKEAERKLAHVETPLKIALMGCVVNGPGEAVEADIGIAGGKGSGMLFKKGRVVRKIRESEFIPVLLAEVEKMAGKIIVH
- a CDS encoding proline--tRNA ligase, producing the protein MRYSNLFLPTVKEVPSDAEIASHQLMIRAGLIRKLTSGIYSYLPLGLRTVRKVEQIVREEMNRAGAQEVFLPMVQPAELWQESGRWVFYGKELLRFRDRHDREYCLGPTHEEVITDLVRNEIKTYRQLPRNLYQIQTKFRDEIRPRFGVMRCREFSMKDAYSFDADDEGADLSYGRMFEAYQRIFARCGLVFRSVEADTGSIGGSFSHEFMVMAASGEDGIVYCDRCTYAANLEKAEVSEPEGPSADKGALAPLEEVHTPGVRTIEEVCAFLRVTPADVVKTLIFNADGKAVAVLVRGDEEVNEIKVRNYLGCDELELAGDDMILAVTGSPRGFAGAVGIGTRIIADYSLMGMKNMVMGANREDYHVKNVNLDRDFRADEFADLRVVREGDVCPRCQGTLTFARGIEVGHVFKLGTKYSKALKAVYLDKNGREQVMVMGCYGIGITRTVAAAIEQYHDDDGIIWPVPIAPFQVIITPVNSNEKALCTAAEDLYRSLADKGVDVLLDDRDERAGVKFKDADLIGIPYRVTIGPKKLAEGKVEVKNRKTGDVLDVDLAGVTDYLAAAVNTELEGLG
- a CDS encoding bifunctional (p)ppGpp synthetase/guanosine-3',5'-bis(diphosphate) 3'-pyrophosphohydrolase — its product is MLRITDILDEAGTYLNPDDLEIIEKAYIYSATVHQGQVRLSGEPYLTHPMEVAGILVGMEVDAATIVTGLLHDTVEDTLATLPEIEEAFGKDVVFLVDGLTKISKITFESKEERQAENFRKMILAMSTDIRILLVKLADRLHNMRTLEFHPPEKQKYIAKETMDLFAPLANRLGINWMKTELEDLAFRYLNHEDYNELARRVAKKREEREQYTEEVRKIIADEMAKYDLKCEVEGRPKHFYGIYKKMREQRIDFDEVYDLTAFRVILDSDKEKDCYEALSIVHAHWKPIPGRFKDYIAIPKVNNYRSLHTTVIGPYGERVEIQIRTREMHEWAEEGIAAHWRYKEKRSLYQGSDEEQIKKLRELLEVQKDLTNPREFMSNLKLALFPDEVYVFTPDGDVRSFPKGSTPIDFAYSIHTDVGHQCIGAKVNRSIVPLKYELQNGDTVEIITQSGHHPSKDWLKFAVTSRARQKIKYWINTEERIKSIALGRDLLEREFRKRNLKYGQFIKSEEIKQIYEDYSLNSLDDLLAMVGYFKLSPKRVVNYMLPEPEEEGTEEKSALPVRRRDRPKSSAGISLTGIEDILVRFGKCCDPIPGDEVLGFVSRGRGITVHKADCPNIQGAEPDRLVELEWNIKERHTYPVHIRVVCKDTKGALAEISAVIASSDVNISQAHVDTGDLSAVLNFRVEVSDLDQFNKIVSAIKRIKNVQSVERLRHV
- a CDS encoding N-acetylmuramoyl-L-alanine amidase produces the protein MRSTFLKSIFFFMLLLFAVSPEIFAQSAAQGGFRVLIDPAHGGADPGVILPDKTAEKDITLALAVSLKKYLEESDPRIKVSLTRSSDKTVSIADRRNMVKKYKAALMVSLHANAGFGPDASGYEISLPGLKHLGGSASGEGVVTNMERTKYANDSIRLAQLIQKNLEIIFPRKGRGIREVPVLVLMGLSVPSVCVEVGFLTNKDDKGKILDKDAQKDVARSIGRGIRGFFD
- the rph gene encoding ribonuclease PH, which gives rise to MSRSGGRLSNEIRDLKITNRFLEFSEGSVLIEMGHTKVLCTAKLEERVPPFLKGTGRGWLTAEYSMLPGSTPDRTARENSRGGVGGRTHEIQRLIGRSLRAVTNLDVLGERQIYIDCDVLQADGGTRTASITGAFIALAELCRSLVRKEIIAEMPLLDFVSAVSVGVVDGEVLLDLEYVEDSQAEVDMNVVMTGSGRFIEVQGTAEGEPFERSVMERLIDLASEGIRTLIEKQEEILGDVI
- a CDS encoding XTP/dITP diphosphatase encodes the protein MKRLVIASKNRGKIEEIRHVLDMPDMNIRSLADYDAVPRVVENGRTYLENALKKAKAYADFTGEAVLADDSGLEVDSLNGEPGIHSARYAGPDATDEENYLKLLKKMEGIPPEKRGAGFRCVLVLYRPGGRYASFEGFWRGMIHTKPLGNKGFGYDPVFFLPDQRLTAAELPPEMKNALSHRAQVLDLFRTWLQNH